From the genome of Carassius gibelio isolate Cgi1373 ecotype wild population from Czech Republic chromosome A16, carGib1.2-hapl.c, whole genome shotgun sequence, one region includes:
- the colec10 gene encoding collectin-10 isoform X2 produces MDGRNFSRNLFLFLFICNVYLYCTTTEVCSNSILPGSKGYPGEVGAEGEEGRMGKTGPPGQRGLTGRYAEKGEMGRIGKMGPNGMRGDKGQDGINGLPGLKGKPGTTCDCGRYRKVVGQMNINISKLKNAVKFLKNVVLGIKETEKMFYLLVTEARRYRDSLLNCKLRGGSLAMPRTTETKTLLADYIREADLTHVFIGLKVGVTEVGYMYVDGNSFLNSTVGSLQSPRMDKGDCVQLDSTGAWSQVDCGTTQYYICEFVKIKNTSATSVL; encoded by the exons ATGGATGGACGTAATTTCAgcagaaatctttttttatttctatttatttgtaatgtataCCTTTATTGTACTACAACTGAAGTCTGCTCCAATAGCATTCTCCCTGGATCTAAAG GCTATCCAGGTGAGGTGGGAGCAGAAGGTGAAGAGGGAAGAATGGGGAAAACCGGCCCACCTGGCCAGCGAG GCCTGACTGGCAGATATGCAGAAAAAGGAGAGATGGGAAGAATCGGAAAGATGGGCCCTAATGGAATGAGAG GTGACAAGGGGCAAGATGGAATTAATGGTCTCCCAGGATTAAAAGGAAAACCTG GCACTACCTGTGACTGTGGGAGGTACAGAAAGGTTGTCGGACAGATGAACATCAATATAagcaaactgaaaaatgctgttaAGTTTCTTAAGAATG TGGTTCTAGGTATCAAGGAAACAGAGAAAATGTTTTACCTCCTGGTGACAGAGGCACGGAGGTATCGAGACTCACTTCTAAACTGCAAGTTACGTGGGGGGTCTCTTGCTATGCCCAGAACTACAGAGACGAAGACCTTGCTAGCCGACTATATCAGAGAAGCTGATCTTACTCATGTGTTCATAGGGCTAAAGGTAGGGGTGACAGAGGTGGGGTACATGTATGTTGATGGTAACTCCTTCTTGAATAGCACAGTTGGGTCTCTGCAGAGCCCACGCATGGATAAAGGTGACTGTGTGCAGCTTGATAGTACTGGAGCCTGGAGCCAGGTAGATTGTGGAACCACACAGTACTACATATGTGAGTTTGTAAAAATCAAAAATACTTCAGCAACTTCAGTCTTGTAA
- the colec10 gene encoding collectin-10 isoform X1, whose translation MDGRNFSRNLFLFLFICNVYLYCTTTEVCSNSILPGSKGYPGEVGAEGEEGRMGKTGPPGQRGLTGRYAEKGEMGRIGKMGPNGMRGDKGQDGINGLPGLKGKPGKCQSVFSTTCDCGRYRKVVGQMNINISKLKNAVKFLKNVVLGIKETEKMFYLLVTEARRYRDSLLNCKLRGGSLAMPRTTETKTLLADYIREADLTHVFIGLKVGVTEVGYMYVDGNSFLNSTVGSLQSPRMDKGDCVQLDSTGAWSQVDCGTTQYYICEFVKIKNTSATSVL comes from the exons ATGGATGGACGTAATTTCAgcagaaatctttttttatttctatttatttgtaatgtataCCTTTATTGTACTACAACTGAAGTCTGCTCCAATAGCATTCTCCCTGGATCTAAAG GCTATCCAGGTGAGGTGGGAGCAGAAGGTGAAGAGGGAAGAATGGGGAAAACCGGCCCACCTGGCCAGCGAG GCCTGACTGGCAGATATGCAGAAAAAGGAGAGATGGGAAGAATCGGAAAGATGGGCCCTAATGGAATGAGAG GTGACAAGGGGCAAGATGGAATTAATGGTCTCCCAGGATTAAAAGGAAAACCTGGTAAATGTCAAAGTGTTTTCA GCACTACCTGTGACTGTGGGAGGTACAGAAAGGTTGTCGGACAGATGAACATCAATATAagcaaactgaaaaatgctgttaAGTTTCTTAAGAATG TGGTTCTAGGTATCAAGGAAACAGAGAAAATGTTTTACCTCCTGGTGACAGAGGCACGGAGGTATCGAGACTCACTTCTAAACTGCAAGTTACGTGGGGGGTCTCTTGCTATGCCCAGAACTACAGAGACGAAGACCTTGCTAGCCGACTATATCAGAGAAGCTGATCTTACTCATGTGTTCATAGGGCTAAAGGTAGGGGTGACAGAGGTGGGGTACATGTATGTTGATGGTAACTCCTTCTTGAATAGCACAGTTGGGTCTCTGCAGAGCCCACGCATGGATAAAGGTGACTGTGTGCAGCTTGATAGTACTGGAGCCTGGAGCCAGGTAGATTGTGGAACCACACAGTACTACATATGTGAGTTTGTAAAAATCAAAAATACTTCAGCAACTTCAGTCTTGTAA
- the colec10 gene encoding collectin-10 isoform X3, whose translation MDGRNFSRNLFLFLFICNVYLYCTTTEVCSNSILPGSKGYPGEVGAEGEEGRMGKTGPPGQRGLTGRYAEKGEMGRIGKMGPNGMRGDKGQDGINGLPGLKGKPGTTCDCGRYRKVVGQMNINISKLKNAVKFLKNGL comes from the exons ATGGATGGACGTAATTTCAgcagaaatctttttttatttctatttatttgtaatgtataCCTTTATTGTACTACAACTGAAGTCTGCTCCAATAGCATTCTCCCTGGATCTAAAG GCTATCCAGGTGAGGTGGGAGCAGAAGGTGAAGAGGGAAGAATGGGGAAAACCGGCCCACCTGGCCAGCGAG GCCTGACTGGCAGATATGCAGAAAAAGGAGAGATGGGAAGAATCGGAAAGATGGGCCCTAATGGAATGAGAG GTGACAAGGGGCAAGATGGAATTAATGGTCTCCCAGGATTAAAAGGAAAACCTG GCACTACCTGTGACTGTGGGAGGTACAGAAAGGTTGTCGGACAGATGAACATCAATATAagcaaactgaaaaatgctgttaAGTTTCTTAAGAATG ggctgtag